CGATGTACCCTCCGAACCCGTCCTGCCAGCCATCGACGGCGTCCGCCTCCGAGTCGAAACCGCCCGACGAGAAGTAGTCGGCGTCGTCGGGAATCTGGTTCTCGTAGGCCGTTACGGTGTGTCTACGGTTGCCCGTGTTCGCCCAAACGACGGTTTCACCGACCGAGACCTCGATTTCGGCGGGCCGGAAGAACGCCGACCCCATGCCCACGTCGTAGTCGGTCGCTTCGTTGTTCCCGCCGCCGAGGGCGCTACACCCGGCTACCCCGACTGCTGTGACGGTCGCGGCCCCGGCGAGGAAGGTTCGGCGGTTCATGTCGGTGGCTCGGCGTTCAAGCGATTTAGGTCATGCGAAAGCGGGTCCCGGAACCGTCGGCCGCGACTCGAACCCCGAGCGCGACCCTACCCGCCGAGCGAGAGTCGTCCGGATATAAAGACGTATCAACGGCCACCGCACACCCGACACGTATGGAACCCCGCTTCGTCGGTCGGCTCGGCGTCGCCGACGCGGTGACGGTCGCCAACGCCGCGCTCGGCTTCCTCGCGGCCGTCGCCGCGACCATCGACCCGGAACTGGCCGCCCGGTTGGTGTTGCTCGCGGCGGTCGCCGACGGTCTCGACGGCGTCGTCGCCCGGACGTTGGGTAGCACGCCCGCGGGCGAGTATCTGGACTCGCTGGCGGACGTGGCCTCGTTCGGCGTCGCGCCAGCCATGCTCGTGTTCGTCGTCGCGCGCGAGCGGTGGGCACTGACCGACCCCTCCGCGGTGGCCGTCGCGGTCTTCGCGGTGCCCGCGTTGTTCGTGGCGATGGCGGTCGTCCGACTCGGACTCTACACCGCCTACGACGTGGGTAACGGACACACCGAGGGCGTCCCGAGTACGCTCGCGGGGACGCTTCTCGCCGCGAGCGTGCTGGCGGGCGTCGAGGACGCCACAGTCCTGCTGGCGGCCGCGGGTGCCTTCGCGTACCTGATGGTGACGAACGTGACGTATCCGGACCTCTTCGCGCGTGACGCGTTGGCGATGGGTGGTTTACAGGCGCTGGCCATCCTCGTTCCGGCCGCCTTCGGCCGGGCGTTCCCCCGACTCCTGCTCGCGGCGGCGCTGGCGTATCTTCTGCTCGGCCCGCGATTCTACTGGCGGGAGACCGACTGCGACCTCGACGCGCGCGAGGTCGAGGGCCGGAGGTCGGCGACCCGCGAGGGTGAAGGGAAACGCTCTTGAGGTGTACGCACCGAGTTTTGCACATATGAGTCCGGTAAGCCTTGCGGGGTGGGACGAATGAGCGACGAGGACAACGCGGGCGAGGAGACCGAGGAAGCGCCGGAGACCGAACAGTCCGAGGAGACCGAACTCGACACGACGCCGCTCTCCGAGGAGGAGCTAGAGGAAGAACTCGACGCCGCCGAGAGCGACCTCGAAGCGGCCGAAACCGAGGCCGACCTCGACGAGGTTGAGGCGCATCTCGACGAAATCGAGGGACACCTCGAAGACGCCGATCTCCCGGAACCCGACGACGAGGACGAGGAGGGTCCCCGCGAGCAGTTCGAGGGCCGTCTCTCGGACCTCCAAAGCGACCTCGAAGACGCCCGCGGTCCCTACGCCGAGGACGTTGTCGAGGACGTGAGCGCGTCCGGAACCACCGTCGAGGACACCGAGTGGACCGACACGGGCCGCGAGGAACTGGCCGAAGTGGTCGAGGCCTTCATCGCGGACGTAGAAGAGATTCTGGGCGTCTCCATCTCTGCGACCGTCTCGACGGGCGTGACCGACATCGCGGGCGCTATCGACGACGCCGCGGTCGAAATCGGCGAGGCGGGACTCGACCCCGACGAGGACGCCGAAACCATCGCGGACCTACAGGAAGCGGCCGCCGACCTCGACGCTGGCGTCGAGGCCGCCGAGGAGTGGGACGACCTCGAAACCCGCGAGCAGTTGCAGGCACAGGGTTTCTACGACGTTCTCGACCACCGCAAGGACTACCCGCCGGAGTGGCACGCGCTGAAGGTCTGGGAGAAGCGCGGCCGCGCGGACATGGTGTTGCTCGCGCTCGACAACCTCCAGTCGAACTTCATGGAGGAACACTGCAAGGAGGCGCTCGTCCGAATGGGCCACCCCGACTCGCTGGAGAAGATGACGGAACTCGCCCAGCGCCGAGACGAGTACGCGATTCGGACGCTCGGCAAAATCGGCGACAAGGAAGGTCTCGACGCGGTACTCGACTACGTGGATTCGGACCCCGGTCTCGCCAAGCCCGCGCTCAAGGCGGTCGGCGAAATCGGTAGCGAGGAGGCGACCCAAGACGTTGCCGACCGACTCGCGGCCGACAACTCAGAAGTGCGAAGTCAGGCCGCCCGCACGCTCGGTCTCATCGGCGACACGCGTGCCATCGACCCGCTCGCGGACCTGCTCGAAGACGACGAGGCCGACGAGGTTCGGGCCAGCGCGGCGTGGGCGCTCAACCAAATCGGCACCGAGCGCGCACTCGAAGCAGTCCGACCATACGCCGACGACCGGGCGTACCTCGTGCAGGCCGAAGCCGAGAAAGCAGTCGAGAGCGAGCGCCAAACAGCGGCATAAGCCGCGACTACCGCCGGAGTCGTCTTCCGGTCCCGGATTTGCGGTCGAGTTAGTCTGACGGTACCGTTCGATATCGACATTACTCACACAATAACAAAGCGACGGCTATTCGTCCTAATACGTACGCAAGTATGGCGTACGAACCGAAAACGGTCGGGCGCTGTCCAAACTGCGACGAAGTGATTACTCGTGACTGGCTTCTCATCGAGTACGAGTCCGACGGCCGCCCCGCCCGCTTCGCCGAGTGTCCCGACTGTCGGAACGTCGTCCACCCCTCAGCCGAGTAGCGCCGCGACGAACTGCACGGCGAAGGCGACGATGAGAAGGAACGCGCCGATGCGACCGATCCAGGTATGTTCGGTCACTTCCATCGGCGAGATGTCGAGGCTGTAGTCGTTGTACTCCTCGCTATACTCAACGTAGGTCGGCAGTTGGAAGAACTCGAAGAAGACCAACGCCGCGCCGAGCGCACCGAGCGCGTATCCCGAGAGTTCGAGCGCCAGCACCAAGTCCACCATATTCACACCGGCGAACCTATCGAGCAAAAATCCACCGGTCCCCGAGGGTTTAAATCGGAACGGGCGACCAACCCTTCCCGTGTCCTCCTCGCGCGCCCTCACGCCGACGCTCCTCGCCGCGGTCCTGCTCGTAGTCGTCGCGCCAGCGGCGATACCGGCCGCTCCCGCGGGTGCGACGGCCGAGTCGCCAGTGAATCACGGG
This genomic stretch from Halorussus pelagicus harbors:
- a CDS encoding plastocyanin/azurin family copper-binding protein — translated: MNRRTFLAGAATVTAVGVAGCSALGGGNNEATDYDVGMGSAFFRPAEIEVSVGETVVWANTGNRRHTVTAYENQIPDDADYFSSGGFDSEADAVDGWQDGFGGYIESGTTYEHTFEIPGDYHYYCIPHEPEGMVGKVVVTE
- a CDS encoding protein sorting system archaetidylserine synthase (This PssA-like phosphatidyltransferase, along with a PssD-like decarboxylase, is required in Haloarchaea for the archaeosortase ArtA to replace the PGF-CTERM sorting signal with a C-terminal lipid anchor.); this encodes MEPRFVGRLGVADAVTVANAALGFLAAVAATIDPELAARLVLLAAVADGLDGVVARTLGSTPAGEYLDSLADVASFGVAPAMLVFVVARERWALTDPSAVAVAVFAVPALFVAMAVVRLGLYTAYDVGNGHTEGVPSTLAGTLLAASVLAGVEDATVLLAAAGAFAYLMVTNVTYPDLFARDALAMGGLQALAILVPAAFGRAFPRLLLAAALAYLLLGPRFYWRETDCDLDAREVEGRRSATREGEGKRS
- a CDS encoding HEAT repeat domain-containing protein, yielding MSDEDNAGEETEEAPETEQSEETELDTTPLSEEELEEELDAAESDLEAAETEADLDEVEAHLDEIEGHLEDADLPEPDDEDEEGPREQFEGRLSDLQSDLEDARGPYAEDVVEDVSASGTTVEDTEWTDTGREELAEVVEAFIADVEEILGVSISATVSTGVTDIAGAIDDAAVEIGEAGLDPDEDAETIADLQEAAADLDAGVEAAEEWDDLETREQLQAQGFYDVLDHRKDYPPEWHALKVWEKRGRADMVLLALDNLQSNFMEEHCKEALVRMGHPDSLEKMTELAQRRDEYAIRTLGKIGDKEGLDAVLDYVDSDPGLAKPALKAVGEIGSEEATQDVADRLAADNSEVRSQAARTLGLIGDTRAIDPLADLLEDDEADEVRASAAWALNQIGTERALEAVRPYADDRAYLVQAEAEKAVESERQTAA
- a CDS encoding DUF7837 family putative zinc-binding protein translates to MAYEPKTVGRCPNCDEVITRDWLLIEYESDGRPARFAECPDCRNVVHPSAE